A window of the Lactuca sativa cultivar Salinas chromosome 5, Lsat_Salinas_v11, whole genome shotgun sequence genome harbors these coding sequences:
- the LOC111921056 gene encoding monofunctional riboflavin biosynthesis protein RIBA 3, chloroplastic, with product MDSVIFYHPLFPPFTTTTRHTSTYAPPKPPPLSAHKTLTFTCWALGNDDGGSENGLGFGVSASDAGELFPTPEISDAFMTVDAEITPDTVNFFVSDAEGDPDCPSDGFSSVEDALTTLREGKFVIVVDDENGDIEGNFVLAASFATPETIGFVIRHGSGIISVGMTTNDLERLNLPLMSPENEHKSSAPSFTITVDAIDTATGVSASDRAKTILALASRSSGPESFRRPGHVFPLKYRNGGVLRRSGHTEASVDLVKLAGLDPVSVLSTIVNPEDGSIAQLNRLQKLALDHNIPLVLITDLIRYRRKRERLVERVAISRLPTKWGLFEAYCYRSKLDGTEHIAIVKGDIGNGHDVLVRVHSECLTGDIFGSGRCDCGKQLELAMQIIEESGRGALIYLRGHEGRGIGLGHKLKAYNLQDQGHDTVEANLELGFAPDAREYGIGAQMLRDIGVQTMQLMTNNPAKFTGLKGYGLAIVGRVPVLTPITDENRRYFETKRTKMGHIYGSDIPLISPKTYKNDSSDVSDTKL from the exons ATGGATTCCGTCATCTTCTACCACCCACTATTCCCACCATTCACCACCACCACAAGACACACATCAACCTACGCACCTCCCAAGCCACCACCGCTTTCCGCCCACAAGACACTCACTTTCACTTGCTGGGCACTCGGGAACGACGACGGCGGCAGTGAGAACGGTTTGGGTTTCGGTGTTTCAGCTTCAGACGCCGGAGAACTGTTCCCTACGCCGGAAATTTCAGACGCTTTTATGACAGTCGATGCTGAGATAACCCCTGACACCGTTAATTTCTTTGTTAGCGATGCCGAGGGTGATCCCGATTGCCCCTCCGACGGCTTCTCCTCCGTCGAGGACGCTCTTACCACTCTCCGGGAAGGAAAG TTTGTGATCGTTGTCGACGACGAAAATGGCGATATCGAAGGAAACTTCGTCTTGGCAGCATCATTTGCAACTCCAGAAACCATCGGATTCGTGATCAGACACGGCTCCGGGATCATCTCCGTCGGCATGACAACTAACGATCTCGAAAGATTAAACCTCCCTCTAATGTCACCGGAAAACGAACACAAATCTTCAGCACCATCATTCACAATCACAGTG GACGCAATCGACACAGCAACCGGAGTATCTGCTTCCGATAGAGCAAAAACGATTCTTGCTTTAGCATCCCGTTCCTCCGGCCCTGAAAGTTTCAGAAGACCCGGCCATGTGTTTCCATTAAAGTACCGAAACGGCGGTGTTCTCCGACGATCAGGGCACACGGAGGCGTCCGTTGATCTTGTCAAACTCGCTGGTTTGGATCCAGTTTCTGTTCTTTCAACCATCGTGAATCCAGAAGATGGTTCTATCGCCCAATTGAATCGCTTACAAAAACTAGCACTTGATCACAACATCCCTCTTGTTCTGATCACCGATTTGATCAG GTATAGAAGGAAGAGGGAAAGATTAGTTGAAAGAGTTGCGATTTCTAGGCTACCAACGAAGTGGGGTTTGTTTGAAGCTTATTGTTATCGATCAAAACTAGATGGAACAGAGCATATAGCCATAGTCAAG GGCGACATTGGAAACGGGCACGATGTGTTAGTACGGGTTCACTCAGAATGTTTGACCGGGGACATATTTGGGTCGGGTCGGTGTGATTGTGGGAAACAATTGGAATTGGCCATGCAGATAATTGAGGAATCGGGTCGAGGAGCCCTAATTTATCTTCGGGGACATGAAGGAAGAGGTATCGGGTTGGGACATAAGTTAAAAGCGTATAATTTGCAAGATCAAGGTCATGATACTGTAGAAGCGAATCTCGAGCTCGGTTTTGCTCCCGATGCACGAGAATATGGAATCGGCGCTCAG aTGTTAAGAGACATTGGAGTTCAGACAATGCAGCTAATGACTAATAATCCGGCCAAGTTTACTGGTCTCAAGGGTTACGGTTTGGCAATTGTTGGTCGAGTTCCAGTATTGACACCGATTACAGATGAAAATAGAAGGTACTTTGAAACAAAAAGAACAAAGATGGGTCATATATATGGATCTGATATCCCTTTAATTAGTCCGAAAACATATAAAAATGACTCATCAGATGTGTCAGATACAAAGTTATGA
- the LOC111921057 gene encoding uncharacterized protein LOC111921057 → MEEFSSLWSYQENVDELKQKLLYRTLELEAVKAETDEKMKRNTESMKQVLQLLKIAYEERDEAKDQLQKLLIKIMPTNDQQIFNPANPSIPNCFINDQIQHHQGPLMIPAKANSSITESNSLSDAYNHSSSPVDSFFDPIPSPEFSNINVETPFVQDYNVPKVDQATLMMERMIRGKSLPQKGNLLQTVLEAGPLLQTLLVAGPLPRWRNPPPLQAFHIPPMVVSSDHIPTTQKQDVGSPFKLLMKESQPYAEMGCGSSSQMMAVSGGGGGGSGGGVLSFGDVNFGSNFQGSMIGCPGASSFGTIGKRQRLH, encoded by the exons ATGGAAGAATTTTCATCTTTATGGAGTTATCAAGAG AACGTCGATGAACTCAAACAAAAACTTTTGTACAGGACACTTGAATTGGAAGCAGTAAAAGCCGAAACGGatgaaaaaatgaaaagaaacacGGAATCGATGAAACAAGTGTTACAACTTTTAAAGATTGCTTATGAAGAAAGAGATGAAGCAAAAGATCAACTTCAAAAGCTACTAATCAAGATTATGCCAACAAATGATCAACAAATCTTCAATCCCGCAAACCCTTCAATCCCTAATTGTTTCATCAACGATCAAATTCAACATCATCAAGGCCCATTGATGATACCCGCTAAAGCAAATTCAAGTATCACCGAATCAAATAGCCTCTCGGATGCATACAATCATAGCTCATCTCCCGTTGACTCTTTTTTTGACCCAATTCCATCACCCGAATTCTCTAACATCAATGTTGAAACCCCATTTGTTCAAGATTATAACGTACCAAAAGTGGATCAAGCTACTTTGATGATGGAGAGGATGATTAGAGGCAAGAGTTTGCCACAAAAGGGGAACTTACTGCAAACAGTTTTGGAAGCGGGCCCGCTTCTGCAGACACTGCTTGTAGCAGGCCCGCTTCCAAGGTGGCGGAATCCGCCACCATTGCAAGCTTTTCACATCCCACCAATGGTGGTTTCATCAGATCATATTCCTACAACTCAAAAACAGGATGTGGGGAGTCCTTTTAAGTTATTGATGAAAGAATCGCAACCGTATGCTGAAATGGGGTGCGGGAGTTCTTCTCAGATGATGGCGGTttccggtggtggtggtggcggcagcGGTGGTGGTGTTTTGAGTTTTGGTGATGTTAATTTTGGTAGTAATTTTCAAGGGAGTATGATAGGTTGCCCTGGTGCTAGTAGTTTTGGCACAATTGGAAAGAGGCAAAGGTTACATTAA